In the genome of Massilia sp. PAMC28688, one region contains:
- a CDS encoding CysB family HTH-type transcriptional regulator, which yields MNFQQLRSIRETARRGYNLTEVANALFTSQPGVSRQIRELEEELGVVIFERNGKRLTGLTEPGKGILKIIERLLVEAENLQQASLDYAGQDSGTLTIAATHTQARYALPKVVQSFRQDFPEVRIALQQSSPEHIAQWVLSGKADIGIATEGLSQFPDLVSFPCYRWSHLVVVPDGHPLLNRTPIRLEDLAAFPLITYDVGFTGRGHIDAAFAAAGVTTDIVLTAMDSDVIKQYVSLGLGVGIVASMAFDHGRDKGLRAVEASHLFAPNVTRLALRRGAYLRKYAYHFISQFAPEVSRAEIDRLVNEEALPGRD from the coding sequence ATGAACTTTCAACAACTGCGCTCAATACGCGAAACGGCACGCCGCGGCTATAACCTGACGGAGGTGGCCAACGCGCTGTTTACGTCGCAGCCAGGCGTGAGTCGCCAGATCCGCGAACTGGAAGAAGAGCTGGGCGTCGTTATATTCGAGCGCAACGGCAAGCGTCTGACCGGTCTCACGGAGCCGGGCAAAGGCATCCTCAAGATCATCGAGCGCCTGCTGGTGGAGGCGGAAAACCTGCAGCAGGCCAGCCTCGATTACGCGGGGCAGGACAGCGGCACGCTCACCATCGCGGCCACCCACACCCAGGCACGCTACGCCTTGCCGAAAGTCGTGCAGTCATTTCGCCAGGATTTCCCCGAAGTGCGCATCGCGCTCCAGCAAAGTTCTCCCGAGCATATCGCGCAATGGGTTTTATCGGGCAAGGCCGACATCGGCATCGCCACCGAGGGCCTGTCGCAGTTCCCGGATCTGGTGTCGTTCCCGTGCTATCGCTGGAGCCACCTGGTGGTGGTGCCGGACGGGCATCCCCTGTTGAACCGCACGCCGATCCGGCTCGAAGACCTGGCCGCATTCCCGCTCATTACTTACGACGTCGGCTTTACGGGCCGCGGTCATATCGATGCTGCGTTTGCAGCGGCGGGCGTGACCACCGACATCGTGCTGACGGCCATGGATTCGGACGTGATCAAGCAGTACGTGTCGCTCGGACTGGGGGTGGGGATTGTCGCTTCGATGGCGTTTGACCACGGCCGCGACAAGGGCCTACGCGCGGTGGAGGCTTCGCACCTGTTTGCGCCCAATGTCACACGGCTGGCGCTGCGGCGTGGAGCATACCTGCGCAAGTACGCCTACCATTTCATTTCGCAGTTCGCACCAGAGGTCTCGCGCGCCGAGATTGACCGGCTGGTGAACGAGGAAGCATTGCCGGGCCGCGATTGA